One window from the genome of Saccharomyces mikatae IFO 1815 strain IFO1815 genome assembly, chromosome: 2 encodes:
- the LSM2 gene encoding Sm-like protein LSM2 (similar to Saccharomyces cerevisiae LSM2 (YBL026W); ancestral locus Anc_8.174) translates to MLFFSFFKTLVDQEVVVELKNDIEIKGTLQSVDQFLNLKLDNISCTDEKKYPHLGSVRNIFIRGSTVRYVYLNKNMVDTNLLQDATRREVMTERK, encoded by the exons AtgcttttcttctcttttttcaaaactttggTCGATCAAGAAGTGGTGGTAGAG CTAAAAAATGACATCGAAATAAAAGGTACACTACAATCAGTCGACCAGTTTTTAAACCTAAAACTGGACAATATATCATGTacagatgaaaaaaaatatccaCATTTGGGTTCCGTAAGGAACATCTTCATAAGAGGTTCCACAGTCAGGTACGTTTATCTAAATAAGAACATGGTGGATACGAATTTACTGCAAGATGCTACCAGAAGGGAGGTAATgactgaaagaaaataa
- the RRN10 gene encoding Rrn10p (similar to Saccharomyces cerevisiae RRN10 (YBL025W); ancestral locus Anc_8.172) — MDRNVYEACSNIIKEFGTHVVSADEVLSEKIDNAVPIPFKTREDIDADVEKDRNEGVFEGNIIPDIDLRVVHYYATQLCLSKYPHLINAFDETSLITLGLLIEKWVKDYLTSIDTETTKQNKVIGEGPCEFLSKHIDYRHAPGNI, encoded by the coding sequence ATGGACAGGAATGTTTATGAAGCCTGCAGCAATATAATAAAGGAATTTGGAACACATGTAGTGAGTGCCGATGAAGTActttcagaaaaaatagaTAATGCTGTCCCTATACCGTTTAAAACAAGAGAAGATATAGATGCGGACGTAGAAAAGGATAGGAACGAAGGTGTGTTCGAAGGTAATATCATTCCTGACATCGATTTACGCGTGGTGCACTACTATGCTACCCAACTATGTCTAAGTAAGTATCCCCATCTGATCAATGCCTTTGATGAAACAAGTCTTATTACGCTAGGTTTgcttattgaaaaatgggTTAAAGACTACTTGACTAGCATCGACACAGAAACCACTAAGCAAAATAAAGTAATCGGGGAAGGCCCATGCGAATTCTTATCCAAACATATTGATTATAGACATGCACCAGGTAACATTTGA
- the NCL1 gene encoding tRNA (cytosine-C5-)-methyltransferase (similar to Saccharomyces cerevisiae NCL1 (YBL024W); ancestral locus Anc_8.171): protein MARRKNFRKGNKKTFGARDDSRAQKNWSELVKENEKWEKYYKTLALFPEDQWDEFKKICQAPLPLTFRITGSRKHAGEVLNLFKERHLPNLTNVEFEGEKIKAPVELPWYPDHLAWQLDVPKTVIRKNEQFAKTQRFLVVENAVGNISRQEAVSMIPPIVLEVKPHHTVLDMCAAPGSKTAQLIEALHKDTDEPSGFVVANDADARRSHMLVHQLKRLNSANLMVVNHDAQFFPRIRLHGNSSNKNDVLKFDRILCDVPCSGDGTMRKNVNVWKDWNTQAGLGLHTVQLNILNRGLHLLKNNGRLVYSTCSLNPIENEAVVAEALRKWGDKIRLVNCDDKLPGLIRSKGVSKWPVYDRNLTEKTKGDEGTLESFFSPSEEEASRFNLQNCMRVYPHQQNTGGFFITVFEKVENNAGAATEKLSSETPALESEEPQTKKIKVEEVQKKERLPRDANEEPFVFVDPQHEALRVCWDFYGIDNIFDRNTCLVRNATGEPTRVVYTVCPALKDVIQANDDRLKIIYSGVKLFVSQRSDIECSWRIQSESLPIMKHHMKSNRIVEANLEMLKHLLIESFPNFDDIRSKNIDDDFVEKMTKLSSGCAFIDVSRNDPAKENLFLPVWKGNKCINLMVCKEDTHELLYRIFGIDANVKPISKPEEKAGTSSEVSSEAASVAK, encoded by the coding sequence ATGGctagaagaaagaatttcaGAAAGGGAAACAAAAAGACTTTCGGAGCCCGTGATGACTCAAGAGCTCAAAAGAACTGGTCAGAACTAGTAaaagagaatgaaaaatgggAGAAATATTACAAGACTTTAGCTCTCTTTCCAGAAGACCAATGGGAcgaattcaagaaaatatgtCAAGCTCCATTGCCTTTAACTTTTAGGATTACAGGCTCTAGGAAGCACGCTGGTGAAGTTTTAAATTTGTTTAAAGAGAGACATCTACCAAACTTGACTAatgttgaatttgaaggtgaaaaaatcaaggCCCCTGTAGAACTACCTTGGTATCCCGACCATCTTGCTTGGCAATTGGATGTCCCTAAGACAGTAATTAGAAAGAATGAACAATTTGCAAAAACTCAAAGATTTTTAGTTGTGGAGAATGCAGTTGGTAATATTTCAAGACAAGAGGCCGTCTCAATGATCCCTCCAATCGTTCTTGAAGTTAAACCTCATCATACTGTTTTGGATATGTGCGCTGCTCCTGGTTCCAAAACTGCCCAACTAATCGAAGCTTTGCACAAGGATACAGATGAGCCATCTGGTTTCGTTGTAGCCAATGATGCAGATGCTAGGAGATCCCACATGTTGGTTCAccaattgaaaagattgaatAGTGCTAACTTGATGGTTGTAAATCATGACGCCCAATTTTTCCCACGTATCAGATTACATGGTAATTCCAGTAACAAGAATGACGTTCTAAAATTTGACAGAATCCTTTGTGACGTCCCATGTTCTGGTGATGGTACTatgagaaaaaatgtaAATGTTTGGAAAGACTGGAACACACAAGCAGGACTTGGTTTGCATACTGTTCAATTGAATATATTAAACAGAGGGTTGCATCTTTTAAAGAACAACGGCAGATTAGTTTATTCAACCTGTTCTTTAAATCCTATTGAAAATGAGGCTGTCGTTGCTGAAGCGCTAAGAAAGTGGGGTGACAAAATTAGATTAGTAAATTGTGACGATAAACTTCCTGGGCTCATAAGATCTAAGGGTGTATCCAAATGGCCTGTTTATGATAGAAATTTGACTGAGAAGACCAAGGGGGACGAAGGCACACTGGAAAGTTTCTTCTCGCCATCCGAAGAGGAAGCATCTAGATTCAATTTACAAAATTGTATGAGAGTTTATCCTCACCAACAAAACACGGGTGGGTTTTTTATCactgtttttgaaaaagttgagaACAACGCTGGTGCTGCTACAGAGAAATTGTCTTCAGAAACTCCGGCTTTAGAATCTGAAGAGcctcaaacaaaaaaaataaaggtaGAAGAAGtccagaagaaagaaaggtTACCACGTGACGCAAACGAAGAACCATTTGTCTTCGTTGACCCACAGCACGAAGCTTTAAGAGTTTGTTGGGATTTTTATGGCATTGACAATATTTTCGATAGAAACACTTGTCTAGTGCGTAACGCCACTGGTGAACCAACTAGAGTGGTTTACACTGTATGTCCGGCTTTAAAGGACGTTATTCAAGCCAATGACGACAGACTAAAGATTATTTATTCTGGTGTTAAATTGTTTGTCTCTCAAAGAAGTGATATTGAATGTTCGTGGAGAATTCAAAGTGAATCATTGCCAATAATGAAACATCATATGAAATCCAATAGAATTGTTGAAGCTAATTTAGAAATGCTAAAACATCTGTTGATCGAATCGTTCCCTAATTTTGACGATATTCGTTCAAAGAACATTGATGACGATTTTGTCGAAAAGATGACAAAATTGAGCTCCGGCTGTGCCTTTATTGATGTATCAAGAAACGACCCTGCCAAAGAAAACTTATTCTTACCTGTGTGGAAGGGTAACAAGTGTATCAATTTAATGGTCTGTAAGGAAGATACTCATGAGTTATTATATAGGATCTTTGGTATTGATGCGAATGTCAAACCAATTTCAAAACCTGAAGAAAAGGCAGGAACTTCTTCTGAAGTATCTAGCGAAGCTGCTAGCGTCGCTAAATGA
- the MCM2 gene encoding MCM DNA helicase complex subunit MCM2 (similar to Saccharomyces cerevisiae MCM2 (YBL023C); ancestral locus Anc_8.170), with protein MSDNRRRRREEDDSDSDNELPPSSPQQPLRRGMNPVSSPIGSPDMINPEGDDNEVDDVPDIDEVEEQMNEVDLMGDDMYEDYAADQSRDRYDPNQVDDREQQELSLSERRRIDSQLNERDRLLRNVAYIDDEDEEQEGAAQLDEMGLPVQRRRRRRQYEDLENSDDDLLSDMDIDPLREELTLESLSNVKANSYSEWITQPNVSRTIARELKSFLLEYTDETGRSVYGARIRTLGEMNSESLEVNYRHLAESKAILALFLAKCPEEMLKIFDLVAMEATELHYPDYARIHSEIHVRISDFPTIYSLRELRESNLTSLVRVTGVVTRRTGVFPQLKYVKFNCLKCGSILGPFFQDSNEEIRISFCTNCKSKGPFRVNGEKTVYRNYQRVTLQEAPGTVPPGRLPRHREVILLADLVDVSKPGEEVEVTGIYKNNYDGNLNAKNGFPVFATIIEANSVKRREGNAANDGEEGLDVFSWTEEEEREFRKISRDRGIIDKIISSMAPSIYGHRDIKTAVACSLFGGVPKNVNGKHSIRGDINVLLLGDPGTAKSQILKYVEKTAHRAVFATGQGASAVGLTASVRKDPITKEWTLEGGALVLADKGVCLIDEFDKMNDQDRTSIHEAMEQQSISISKAGIVTTLQARCSIIAAANPNGGRYNSTLPLAQNVSLTEPILSRFDILCVVRDLVDEEADERLARFVVDSHVRSHPENEEDREGEELKNNGESAVEQGEDAVNEQITARQRRLQRQRKKEEEISPIPQELLMKYIHYARTKIYPKLHQMDMDKVSRVYADLRRESISTGSFPITVRHLESILRIAESFAKMRLSEFVSSYDLDRAIKVVVDSFVDAQKVSVRRQLRRSFAIYTLGH; from the coding sequence ATGTCTGATAATAGAAGACGTAGACGTGAGGAAGATGATTCCGATTCAGATAATGAGCTACCTCCATCCTCGCCTCAGCAACCTCTCAGGAGAGGAATGAATCCAGTTTCGTCACCCATTGGTTCTCCAGATATGATTAATCCTGAAGGTGACGATAACGAAGTTGACGATGTGCCAGACATTGATGAGGTGGAAGAACAAATGAACGAAGTGGATTTGATGGGCGATGATATGTACGAGGACTATGCGGCGGATCAGAGTAGAGATAGGTATGATCCGAATCAAGTTGATGACAGAGAACAACAAGAGCTGTCTTTGAGCGAACGTCGACGCATTGATTCTCAGCTAAATGAAAGAGACAGGTTATTGAGAAACGTTGCATACATAGATGACGAGgatgaagaacaagaaggtGCTGCACAATTAGATGAGATGGGTCTTCCAGTGCAAAGACGGAGAAGGAGAAGGCAGTATGAGGATTTGGAAAACAGCGATGACGATCTATTGAGTGATATGGACATTGACCCATTAAGAGAAGAACTAACCCTAGAATCCTTGAGTAATGTCAAGGCTAATAGCTACTCAGAATGGATTACACAACCTAATGTATCAAGAACTATTGCTAGAGAATTGAAATCATTCCTACTAGAATACACGGATGAGACAGGTCGCTCTGTGTACGGTGCACGTATTAGAACTTTAGGTGAAATGAACTCAGAATCTTTAGAAGTTAATTATAGACATTTGGCAGAGTCCAAAGCTATCTTGGCGTTGTTCTTAGCCAAATGTCCGGAAGAAATgttaaaaatatttgatcTAGTTGCCATGGAAGCAACGGAATTACATTATCCAGATTATGCTCGTATTCACTCGGAGATTCATGTAAGAATATCTGattttccaacaatatACAGTTTACGTGAATTACGTGAATCTAATTTGACCTCTCTCGTACGTGTCACTGGGGTAGTGACAAGAAGAACAGGAGTCTTTCCTCAATTGAAATATGTTAAGTTCAATTGCTTGAAGTGTGGCTCTATTTTGGGCCCATTTTTCCAAGAttctaatgaagaaattagaaTCTCATTTTGCACAAACTGTAAATCAAAAGGTCCCTTTAGAGTCAATGGCGAAAAAACTGTTTATCGAAATTATCAGAGAGTCACACTCCAGGAAGCACCTGGAACTGTTCCTCCAGGTCGTTTACCAAGACATAGAGAAGTTATTTTATTGGCTGATTTGGTGGATGTATCCAAGCCAGGTGAAGAGGTAGAGGTTACTGGTATTTATAAAAACAATTACGATGGTAATTTGAACGCAAAGAATGGGTTTCCCGTTTTTGCTACAATTATCGAAGCAAACTCTGTTAAAAGAAGGGAAGGTAATGCAGCTAATGATGGTGAGGAGGGGCTAGATGTTTTTAGTTGgactgaagaagaagaacgcGAATTTAGAAAGATATCTAGAGATCGTGGCATTATCGATAAAATCATATCGTCAATGGCACCATCCATCTATGGTCATAGGGACATCAAAACTGCTGTTGCTTGTTCATTATTTGGGGGTGTTCCAAAAAACGTTAATGGAAAACATTCCATTCGTGGTGATATCAATGTGTTATTGTTAGGTGACCCAGGTACTGCTAAATCTCAAATCCTGAAATACGTTGAGAAAACTGCGCATAGAGCCGTCTTTGCAACTGGACAAGGTGCTTCTGCTGTTGGTTTGACTGCATCAGTAAGGAAAGATCCTATTACTAAAGAATGGACTTTGGAAGGTGGTGCGCTGGTGCTAGCTGATAAGGGTGTTTGTTTAATTGATGAGTTCGATAAAATGAACGACCAGGATCGTACATCCATTCATGAGGCTATGGAACAACAAAGTATTTCTATTTCCAAAGCGGGTATTGTTACAACACTACAAGCACGTTGTTCAATTATTGCTGCGGCAAATCCAAATGGTGGGAGATACAATTCAACATTGCCATTAGCTCAAAATGTTAGTTTAACTGAACCAATTCTTTCTAGATTTGACATTTTATGTGTTGTTAGGGATCttgttgatgaagaggCAGACGAAAGATTGGCAAGGTTTGTTGTTGATTCTCATGTAAGATCTCATCCAGAAAACGAAGAGGACCGAGAAGGTGAGGAGCTCAAGAATAATGGTGAGTCAGCGGTGGAACAAGGAGAAGATGCAGTAAATGAACAAATTACTGCAAGGCAGAGAAGACTTCaaagacaaagaaagaaagaagaagaaatatcaCCAATTCCACAGGAACTATTAATGAAGTATATTCACTATGCAAGAACTAAAATTTACCCCAAATTACACCAAATGGATATGGATAAGGTTAGTAGGGTGTATGCAGATTTGAGAAGAGAGAGTATTTCTACAGGTTCATTTCCAATCACTGTTCGTCATTTAGAATCCATTTTAAGAATTGCAGAATCATTCGCTAAAATGAGGTTATCTGAGTTCGTATCCTCTTATGATTTAGACAGAGCTATCAAAGTTGTGGTTGATTCCTTTGTTGATGCGCAAAAAGTCAGTGTTCGCCGTCAACTCCGCAGATCTTTCGCTATTTATACCTTGGGCCACTAA